In Streptomyces sp. NBC_00878, a single window of DNA contains:
- a CDS encoding GntR family transcriptional regulator, translated as MDSGKWVSSSMSYLTPRAKGQPDAWSAELAGHGRRGGQLIVHAGEVPATSAVAELFGLSEGEAVVVRRRVMYLGDEPSELTDTYYPVDIARGTRLAGTAKIRGGAVTLLAELGYVGVRVREDVVARMPSAEERDVLRTASDEPVLELTRLTLDRDGRPIQVDRMVMPAHRQQLRYEMRIGE; from the coding sequence GTGGACAGTGGTAAATGGGTCAGTTCCTCGATGTCGTATCTGACGCCCCGCGCGAAGGGGCAGCCGGACGCCTGGAGTGCTGAGCTCGCAGGGCACGGGCGACGGGGTGGCCAGCTGATCGTTCACGCCGGTGAGGTTCCCGCGACCAGCGCTGTCGCGGAGTTGTTCGGACTGTCCGAGGGTGAGGCGGTGGTCGTACGCCGTCGTGTCATGTATCTCGGCGACGAGCCGAGCGAGCTCACGGACACCTACTACCCGGTCGACATCGCGCGCGGTACTCGTCTGGCCGGGACCGCGAAGATCCGAGGTGGGGCCGTGACACTGCTCGCAGAGTTGGGATACGTGGGTGTACGTGTTCGTGAGGATGTGGTCGCGCGAATGCCGAGCGCGGAGGAGCGGGACGTACTGCGCACCGCATCCGATGAGCCCGTCCTGGAGTTGACCCGGCTCACCCTCGATCGCGACGGCCGTCCGATCCAGGTGGACCGCATGGTCATGCCTGCCCACCGGCAGCAGTTGCGGTACGAGATGCGGATCGGGGAGTGA
- a CDS encoding GntR family transcriptional regulator, whose protein sequence is MIVPRAEEEDVDRRSLHERIAADLRDDIMSGQLAPGAKLPSTVHLKARFDASNATVQKALQLLKDERLVVGRAGAAVMVREHRQRTIHPASYMAPAGPGEPYRWLAAVERQGVRARSKLLDVSEVTPPADVAAALNLPQGGEAALRHQLLLIDDEPVELVKSYYPLEIARGTAITERRRITGGTPALLAGLGHPPRLSVDRVSARVPTQEQYRALRLPSDLPVLRTLRVVYSDDERPIEATVMVKAGHLYELQYEFAADATG, encoded by the coding sequence GTGATCGTGCCCAGGGCCGAGGAGGAAGACGTCGACCGGCGTTCCCTGCATGAGCGCATCGCGGCGGATCTGCGGGACGACATCATGAGCGGACAACTGGCGCCGGGGGCCAAATTGCCGTCGACGGTGCATCTCAAGGCTCGGTTCGACGCGTCGAATGCCACTGTGCAGAAGGCGTTGCAACTCCTCAAGGACGAGCGGCTCGTCGTCGGGCGGGCCGGCGCCGCCGTGATGGTGCGCGAACATCGGCAGCGGACCATCCATCCGGCCTCGTACATGGCACCGGCAGGACCGGGCGAGCCGTACCGCTGGCTCGCAGCGGTGGAGAGGCAAGGGGTGCGGGCCCGGAGCAAGCTTCTCGACGTCTCGGAGGTAACACCTCCCGCGGACGTCGCCGCGGCACTGAACCTCCCACAGGGCGGTGAGGCAGCCCTGCGCCACCAGCTCCTTCTGATCGACGACGAGCCGGTCGAACTGGTCAAGTCCTACTACCCGTTGGAGATCGCCCGCGGCACCGCAATCACGGAGCGCCGCCGGATCACGGGTGGTACGCCCGCACTGCTCGCCGGCCTCGGCCACCCACCACGGCTCAGCGTGGACCGCGTCTCGGCCCGCGTCCCCACCCAGGAGCAGTACCGGGCCCTGCGCCTCCCCAGCGACCTTCCCGTGCTGCGCACCCTCCGGGTCGTCTACAGCGACGACGAACGGCCCATCGAAGCGACCGTCATGGTCAAGGCCGGGCACCTCTATGAGTTGCAGTACGAGTTCGCTGCTGATGCGACCGGTTAG
- a CDS encoding transcriptional regulator, producing MNEPQDPQVRSLDARSLRGLAHPLRMQLLDALRFGGPATASQLAERLGESSGATSYHLRQLAAHGFIEDAPERGKGRERWWKAAHQGLRFDDALLTDANPDVRGAADMYLHEVATTQTRDLSTWLGNRHAWPEEWNRTWDMSSATLRLTPELTQELVEKIHALVDTYRNRATDEGDADTAQVRIHTRAFPLTTE from the coding sequence ATGAACGAGCCCCAGGACCCACAGGTCCGCAGTCTCGACGCCCGCTCCCTGCGTGGGCTCGCGCACCCCCTGCGCATGCAGCTGCTGGACGCCCTGCGCTTCGGCGGTCCGGCCACTGCGTCCCAACTCGCCGAGAGGCTCGGCGAGTCGAGCGGTGCCACCAGCTACCACCTGCGACAGCTCGCCGCACATGGCTTCATCGAGGACGCCCCCGAGCGGGGCAAAGGCCGGGAGCGGTGGTGGAAGGCGGCCCACCAGGGTCTGCGCTTCGACGACGCCCTGCTCACGGACGCCAACCCGGACGTACGCGGGGCCGCCGACATGTACCTCCATGAGGTCGCGACCACCCAGACCCGGGACCTGTCGACCTGGCTCGGCAACCGCCATGCATGGCCGGAAGAGTGGAACCGCACCTGGGACATGAGCAGCGCGACGCTACGGCTGACGCCCGAACTCACCCAAGAACTTGTCGAAAAGATACACGCCCTCGTCGACACCTACCGCAACCGGGCCACCGACGAGGGCGACGCCGACACCGCTCAGGTACGCATCCACACACGCGCGTTCCCCCTCACCACGGAATGA
- a CDS encoding MerR family transcriptional regulator codes for MEMLTIGAFARASRLSPKALRLYDELELLRPARVDPETGYRYYAPEQLEQARLVAWLRRLGMPLADIREVRALEPAAAAREIRAFWARIESETATRRDLAAFLVDHLSRTVPAVQTVPTVPTAPRKDTTMLELRYSALSDTGLVRPANQDTAYAGTRVLAVADGFGSGGAPASSAAVEALKFLDHEPLPAGGVLNLLEDAVQGATQAVQEVAGSTAETGTTLTAMVWTGSQLALVHIGDSRAYLLRDGDLFQITHDHTMVQSMLDEGRLTPEEATTHPQRTLLLKALLGNEPSPVPDLRLHDALAGDRYLLCSDGLSAVVSENTIKETLTAAPAPAEAVRALVASANDSGSPDNVSCVVADLVNTEAQ; via the coding sequence ATGGAGATGCTGACGATCGGGGCGTTCGCGAGGGCGTCCCGGCTGTCGCCGAAGGCGCTTCGGCTCTACGACGAGCTGGAGCTGCTGCGCCCCGCGCGGGTGGACCCGGAGACCGGGTACCGCTACTACGCGCCCGAGCAGTTGGAGCAGGCACGCCTGGTGGCGTGGCTGCGGCGGCTGGGGATGCCGCTGGCCGACATCCGAGAGGTCCGCGCCCTGGAACCGGCGGCTGCGGCACGGGAGATCCGCGCGTTCTGGGCGCGGATCGAGTCGGAGACGGCGACCCGCCGCGACCTGGCGGCCTTCCTCGTCGACCACCTGTCACGAACCGTCCCGGCCGTTCAGACGGTCCCGACCGTTCCGACGGCCCCAAGGAAGGACACCACCATGCTGGAACTCCGCTACTCCGCCCTCTCCGACACCGGTCTCGTACGCCCCGCCAACCAGGACACGGCGTACGCGGGCACCCGCGTCCTGGCCGTCGCCGACGGCTTCGGTTCCGGGGGCGCGCCCGCGAGCAGCGCGGCCGTCGAGGCCCTGAAGTTCCTCGACCACGAGCCGCTGCCCGCCGGGGGCGTCCTCAACCTCCTGGAGGACGCGGTCCAGGGCGCCACCCAGGCGGTCCAGGAGGTGGCGGGCTCGACGGCCGAGACCGGCACCACCCTCACCGCGATGGTGTGGACCGGGTCCCAACTGGCCCTGGTCCACATCGGCGACTCCCGCGCGTACCTCCTCCGCGACGGCGACCTCTTCCAGATCACCCACGACCACACGATGGTCCAGTCGATGCTGGACGAAGGCCGCCTGACACCGGAGGAGGCCACGACCCACCCCCAGCGCACCCTGCTCCTGAAGGCCCTGCTGGGCAACGAGCCCTCCCCCGTCCCTGACCTGCGCCTCCACGACGCCCTCGCTGGCGACCGCTATCTGCTGTGCTCGGACGGGCTGTCGGCCGTCGTGTCCGAGAACACCATCAAGGAGACGCTCACGGCGGCCCCCGCACCGGCCGAGGCGGTACGGGCACTGGTCGCGTCGGCGAACGACTCCGGCAGCCCGGACAACGTGAGTTGCGTAGTGGCGGACCTCGTGAACACCGAGGCCCAGTAG
- a CDS encoding RimK family alpha-L-glutamate ligase gives MALVTCREVEESGYDRDLPVLADAVRRAGADVAVVCWDDPEVEWGGFDLVVIRSTWDYSWRAAEFVAWAERCGALTALANPAAVVRWNTDKRYLGDLAAVGVPVVDTRFLAPGDPADLPTDREYVIKPTSGAGARNAARYTPEDHDRAVRHLEWMHAEGLTAIVQPYVRSIDTAGERALVFYGGRFLHAIRKGSVLAPGTAYDADKVPHPNLTPWEPTAAELAVAEQALATVPDAPELLYARVDLVDGDDGAPRVMELELVEPNLFLSLHEASVPIVAEAIVKAAAR, from the coding sequence ATCGCCCTTGTCACCTGCCGTGAGGTCGAGGAGTCCGGGTACGACCGTGATCTCCCCGTGCTCGCGGACGCGGTGCGGCGGGCCGGAGCGGACGTCGCCGTCGTGTGCTGGGACGACCCCGAGGTCGAGTGGGGTGGCTTCGACCTCGTCGTCATACGCTCCACCTGGGACTACAGCTGGCGGGCGGCCGAGTTCGTGGCGTGGGCCGAGCGGTGCGGGGCACTGACGGCACTGGCGAACCCCGCGGCCGTCGTCCGCTGGAACACCGACAAGCGGTATCTCGGCGATCTCGCCGCCGTCGGCGTGCCCGTCGTCGACACCCGTTTCCTCGCCCCCGGCGACCCGGCCGACCTGCCCACCGACCGCGAGTACGTCATCAAGCCCACCTCGGGGGCGGGCGCCCGGAACGCCGCCCGCTACACGCCCGAGGACCACGACAGAGCCGTACGCCACCTGGAGTGGATGCACGCGGAAGGACTGACCGCGATCGTGCAGCCGTACGTACGGAGCATCGACACGGCGGGCGAACGGGCCCTCGTGTTCTACGGCGGGCGCTTCCTCCACGCCATCCGCAAGGGCTCAGTCCTGGCACCCGGCACCGCGTACGACGCGGACAAGGTCCCGCACCCGAACCTGACGCCGTGGGAGCCGACGGCCGCCGAACTTGCCGTCGCCGAACAGGCGTTGGCCACCGTGCCGGACGCCCCCGAGCTGCTCTACGCCCGCGTGGACCTGGTGGACGGAGATGACGGGGCACCCCGCGTCATGGAGCTGGAACTCGTCGAGCCCAATCTCTTCCTCTCCCTGCACGAGGCGTCCGTGCCGATCGTCGCCGAGGCGATAGTCAAGGCCGCCGCGCGCTGA
- a CDS encoding FkbM family methyltransferase, translating to MTLAARLAPFVPVRLVAAAARFVYPRFEPELARLGDLCPPGCGTAVDVGGWYGPWTRRLSHRARRVVTVEPVPHLARLLTAATPGNVRVVRAAASDRRGTARLWLPPGDQGDRGVSSLVRRDIHARALDVPCLTLDSLNLHDVDFIKIDVDGNELAVLRGATTLLTRDRPALFIELEARIQPIAPVVSFLAERGYRGWVLPADTWLPLASFDLESHQAHASHVVAQGLLRRVLTVRSPGYVRYVNSVLFLPAGRTPGEARGTGHVRDHGTHASRQATR from the coding sequence ATGACATTGGCCGCCCGCCTGGCCCCCTTCGTGCCGGTGCGGCTGGTCGCCGCCGCCGCCCGGTTCGTCTATCCGCGCTTCGAGCCCGAACTGGCCCGGCTCGGCGACCTCTGCCCGCCCGGCTGCGGCACGGCGGTGGACGTCGGCGGCTGGTACGGCCCCTGGACGCGCCGCCTGTCGCACCGGGCGCGCCGGGTGGTGACGGTCGAGCCCGTCCCGCACCTGGCCCGGCTGCTGACCGCCGCGACGCCCGGGAACGTCCGGGTGGTCCGGGCCGCCGCGAGCGACCGCCGGGGCACGGCCCGCCTCTGGCTGCCGCCCGGCGACCAGGGCGACCGGGGCGTCTCGTCCCTCGTCCGCCGGGACATCCACGCCCGCGCCCTGGACGTACCCTGTCTGACCCTCGACAGCCTGAACCTCCACGACGTCGACTTCATCAAGATCGACGTGGACGGCAACGAGCTGGCGGTGCTGCGCGGCGCGACCACGCTCCTCACCCGGGACCGCCCGGCGCTGTTCATCGAGCTGGAGGCGCGCATCCAGCCGATCGCGCCGGTCGTGTCGTTCCTGGCCGAGCGCGGCTACCGGGGCTGGGTGCTGCCCGCCGACACCTGGCTCCCCCTCGCCTCCTTCGACCTGGAGTCCCACCAGGCCCACGCCTCGCACGTGGTCGCCCAGGGCCTGCTGCGGCGGGTACTGACCGTGCGGAGCCCGGGGTACGTCCGGTACGTGAACTCGGTGCTCTTCCTCCCGGCGGGCCGCACCCCGGGCGAAGCGCGCGGCACGGGACACGTACGCGACCATGGGACCCATGCCTCCCGCCAAGCGACCCGATAG
- a CDS encoding Trm112 family protein yields the protein MNPDDPLLKILACPLDKGPLHLLVQEPEEALYNPRLHRRYPIVDGIPQLLPSSGEQVTEREHDELLKRITP from the coding sequence ATGAACCCGGACGACCCGCTGCTGAAGATCCTGGCGTGCCCGCTGGACAAGGGGCCGTTGCACCTCCTGGTGCAGGAGCCGGAGGAGGCGCTGTACAACCCGCGTCTGCACCGCCGCTATCCGATCGTGGACGGCATTCCGCAGCTCCTCCCGTCCTCGGGCGAGCAAGTGACTGAGCGCGAACACGACGAACTACTGAAACGGATCACCCCATGA
- a CDS encoding class I SAM-dependent methyltransferase, whose protein sequence is MTTAPPRRPSGGQPPHGLRDFYEDPAVPVASGTPRSLRQARMLAAVLGPATSGPRTVLDIGCGDGSAAATAAPLLAGHRIVGVDWSQDALRRAHAHLPYAVRGELTDGGLPFRSASADAVLFSEVVEHLVDPDAALDEIHRILRPGGHLMLSTPNLAAWYNRALLLAGVQPVFSEVSLRAIHGRPGKEVVGHLRLYTARALREFVTASGFEVVRLKGAPFHGVPRPLRPLDRLACAVPSMSSILLLHARRT, encoded by the coding sequence ATGACCACGGCCCCGCCCCGCCGCCCGTCCGGCGGCCAACCTCCGCACGGACTACGGGACTTCTACGAGGACCCGGCCGTCCCCGTCGCCTCCGGCACGCCCCGCAGTCTCCGCCAGGCCCGGATGCTGGCCGCCGTCCTCGGCCCGGCGACATCCGGTCCACGTACGGTCCTCGACATCGGCTGCGGCGACGGCTCGGCGGCCGCCACGGCGGCGCCGCTCCTGGCCGGCCACCGCATCGTCGGCGTCGACTGGTCCCAGGACGCCCTCAGACGCGCCCACGCCCATCTTCCGTACGCGGTGCGCGGCGAACTCACCGACGGCGGGCTGCCGTTCAGGTCCGCCTCCGCCGACGCCGTCCTGTTCAGCGAGGTCGTCGAACACCTCGTGGACCCGGACGCGGCGCTCGACGAGATCCACCGGATCCTCCGCCCGGGAGGTCATCTCATGCTCTCCACACCCAACTTGGCCGCCTGGTACAACCGCGCCCTGCTGCTCGCCGGTGTCCAGCCCGTCTTCTCCGAGGTGAGCCTGCGCGCCATCCACGGCCGCCCCGGCAAGGAGGTCGTGGGCCATCTGCGGCTCTACACGGCCCGCGCACTGCGGGAGTTCGTGACCGCGTCGGGCTTCGAGGTCGTACGGCTGAAGGGCGCGCCCTTCCACGGTGTGCCACGGCCGCTGCGGCCCCTGGACCGGCTGGCGTGTGCCGTGCCGTCGATGTCCTCGATCCTGCTCCTGCACGCGCGAAGGACGTAG
- a CDS encoding condensation protein: MTTLDHPARDGTDGDGPVRPPARIPFPVVDEVARHCLQEEEPETVHIEVHLPGRLDPDRLRRAFTGALHRHPRILMREARRPWYGRRYEWELTPEADVEAVLFPPPDRDALKHARDRALQDAPPLSASPPIRLEVVLDPDADDTVLFLTINHTALDGPACLRVLATAAELYGGRDNSPAAPPTRTTAEVPSAVDAPSTWAPPARVAHGAPEPSPGNGMLVAEFGVPRRPKGSPYTVNDQLMVATALMITHWNREHGARPRPLRITMPVDDRTRDTDMPIGNGTRLVEVPFAPEELDASDMAALLRRTADRTRALKALPRPQLGHGAALLTAPVVPVAWRAAFTRGLRRAAGPWTSTTLLSNIGRIPYALDFGEGAGRAHAVWFSAPARMPRGLTVTTASTAGRLHVAFRWSRTLLSHGDGSHLRDLFEHYLHATEHATESAP; encoded by the coding sequence ATGACCACGCTGGACCACCCGGCACGTGACGGCACGGACGGGGACGGCCCCGTACGGCCGCCCGCCCGCATCCCGTTCCCCGTGGTGGACGAGGTCGCCCGGCACTGCCTTCAGGAGGAGGAGCCGGAGACCGTCCACATCGAGGTGCATCTGCCGGGCCGTCTCGACCCGGACCGGCTACGGAGGGCGTTCACGGGCGCCCTGCACCGCCATCCCCGCATCCTGATGCGCGAGGCGCGGCGGCCCTGGTACGGGAGGCGGTACGAGTGGGAACTCACCCCGGAGGCGGACGTGGAGGCCGTCCTGTTCCCGCCGCCGGACCGGGACGCCCTGAAGCACGCCCGCGACCGGGCACTCCAGGACGCCCCGCCGCTGTCCGCTTCGCCGCCGATCCGCCTTGAGGTCGTCCTCGATCCCGACGCCGACGACACCGTCCTCTTCCTCACCATCAACCACACCGCCCTCGACGGCCCGGCCTGCCTACGAGTCCTCGCCACCGCCGCCGAGTTGTACGGCGGCCGGGACAACTCCCCCGCGGCGCCCCCGACCCGTACGACGGCCGAGGTGCCGAGCGCCGTCGACGCGCCCTCCACCTGGGCACCGCCCGCCCGGGTGGCGCACGGCGCTCCCGAGCCCTCGCCCGGCAACGGCATGCTCGTCGCCGAGTTCGGCGTCCCGCGCCGGCCCAAGGGTTCCCCGTACACCGTGAACGACCAGCTCATGGTGGCCACGGCGCTGATGATCACCCACTGGAACCGGGAACACGGCGCCCGCCCGCGCCCGTTGCGGATCACCATGCCGGTGGACGACCGCACGCGCGACACGGACATGCCGATCGGCAACGGCACGCGGCTCGTCGAAGTCCCCTTCGCGCCCGAGGAGTTGGACGCCTCCGACATGGCGGCCCTGCTGCGGCGTACGGCGGACCGCACCCGTGCGCTCAAGGCGCTGCCGCGGCCCCAACTCGGGCACGGGGCAGCCCTGTTGACAGCGCCGGTGGTCCCGGTGGCCTGGCGGGCCGCGTTCACCCGGGGGCTGCGGAGAGCCGCCGGACCCTGGACGTCGACCACCCTGCTGAGCAACATCGGCCGCATTCCGTACGCCCTCGACTTCGGCGAGGGGGCGGGGCGCGCGCACGCGGTGTGGTTCTCGGCGCCGGCCCGGATGCCGCGCGGGCTGACGGTCACGACGGCGTCCACGGCGGGCCGGCTGCACGTGGCGTTCCGCTGGTCCCGCACGCTTCTCAGTCACGGCGACGGCTCCCATCTCCGTGACCTCTTCGAGCACTACCTGCACGCGACGGAACACGCCACGGAGAGTGCCCCATGA